One segment of Gordonia terrae DNA contains the following:
- a CDS encoding ABC transporter permease, whose translation MTLGEISSPATVGTLVAPARPRAGAERSVTYRRARSLLGVGMWGAAAVLVMVSVFEAAKALFGVSDVTMPHSWSIVSAFADTTPSGQIRAAALAENIAVTLQQSIVGVALGISVGAVLGLVTARSEFISRTLTPVLVATQTLPLVAIVPALIILLGDGWFSRAVIASLLAFFPVYVAVARALGDIGADRRQLFAAAGFSRGRTLLSLDLPVLTLAVTSTVRTATALAVTGSIVAELPSGSDRGIAATMLTAASYYLTDPEALWCSALVAMAGGVALVFVLSAIASYTTRTMLRMPADGKTGQ comes from the coding sequence ATGACTCTCGGAGAGATCAGCTCGCCGGCGACCGTGGGCACGCTCGTCGCCCCGGCTCGGCCTCGCGCCGGGGCCGAACGGTCGGTGACATACCGCCGGGCCCGGTCACTGCTCGGCGTCGGCATGTGGGGGGCGGCAGCCGTCCTCGTGATGGTGTCCGTGTTCGAGGCGGCCAAGGCTCTGTTCGGGGTGTCCGACGTCACGATGCCGCACAGCTGGTCGATCGTGTCCGCGTTCGCCGACACCACTCCGAGCGGACAGATCCGCGCGGCGGCATTGGCCGAGAACATCGCGGTGACCCTGCAGCAGTCGATTGTCGGCGTGGCGCTGGGCATCTCGGTGGGTGCCGTACTCGGTTTGGTCACCGCCAGATCCGAGTTCATCTCCCGAACGCTGACCCCGGTTCTCGTCGCCACGCAAACCCTGCCACTCGTCGCGATCGTTCCGGCCTTGATCATCCTCCTCGGCGACGGATGGTTCTCGCGGGCGGTCATCGCGTCGCTGCTCGCGTTCTTCCCCGTCTATGTCGCGGTGGCGAGAGCGCTCGGCGACATCGGGGCCGACCGGCGGCAACTCTTCGCAGCCGCCGGCTTCTCGCGGGGCAGAACACTTCTCAGTCTCGACCTACCGGTTCTCACGCTCGCTGTCACGTCCACGGTCCGGACGGCAACCGCGCTGGCGGTGACCGGATCCATCGTGGCGGAGCTTCCCAGTGGCAGCGACCGAGGAATCGCCGCAACCATGCTGACCGCCGCCTCGTACTACCTCACCGACCCCGAAGCGCTCTGGTGCTCGGCCCTGGTGGCCATGGCCGGTGGCGTCGCCCTGGTATTCGTGCTCTCCGCCATCGCGTCGTACACCACCCGCACCATGCTTCGCATGCCCGCCGACGGAAAGACCGGACAATGA
- a CDS encoding ABC transporter ATP-binding protein, with the protein MTTSASRIDDLSVDQPPRPDGIVLDAVTKYYGDKLILDAVDHVFEPGSFVSLIGPSGCGKSTLLRMIADLEPVSFGEVRIGSRTPAEARRDQTMSMVFQSPNLIPWRSVRRNVELPLEAMAMDRAQRRLLATAELERVGLGQYLDAHPRTLSGGMAQRAAIARALVSDPRIVLMDEPFGALDEILRERLNYELHALWASTGKTIVFVTHSIAEAVALSTDVVVMGRNPGRIHARLPVDLPRERTPELAQTTQFFEMTSEVRRLLASAS; encoded by the coding sequence ATGACAACCTCCGCCAGCCGGATCGACGACCTGTCGGTCGACCAGCCACCTCGCCCTGACGGGATCGTGCTCGACGCGGTCACCAAGTACTACGGCGACAAGCTGATCCTCGACGCCGTCGACCATGTCTTCGAGCCCGGATCGTTCGTTTCGTTGATCGGACCGTCGGGGTGCGGCAAATCCACCCTGCTCAGGATGATCGCCGATCTGGAGCCGGTGAGTTTCGGGGAAGTGCGTATCGGCTCCCGTACGCCTGCCGAGGCACGACGGGACCAGACCATGTCGATGGTCTTCCAGAGCCCCAATCTGATCCCGTGGCGGTCGGTTCGGCGCAACGTCGAGCTGCCGCTCGAGGCGATGGCCATGGACAGGGCACAGCGTCGGCTACTGGCCACCGCAGAACTCGAGCGGGTCGGCCTCGGTCAGTACCTCGATGCCCATCCCCGCACGCTGTCGGGCGGGATGGCCCAGCGTGCCGCGATCGCACGCGCTCTTGTCAGCGATCCGCGAATCGTGTTGATGGACGAGCCGTTCGGCGCGCTGGACGAGATTCTGAGGGAGCGCCTGAACTACGAGTTGCACGCGTTGTGGGCAAGTACCGGCAAGACGATCGTGTTCGTCACCCACAGCATCGCCGAAGCGGTCGCGTTGTCGACCGATGTCGTCGTGATGGGCCGTAACCCCGGACGAATCCATGCCCGTCTCCCGGTCGATCTTCCTCGCGAACGCACCCCCGAACTGGCCCAGACGACTCAGTTTTTCGAGATGACCAGCGAGGTTCGTCGACTGCTGGCGAGTGCCTCATGA
- a CDS encoding ABC transporter permease, whose translation MTTTRSAVRQSFPAADRAGFGQRILTVAGPMGVVVVALLGWELWVEAAGIKPFILPTPTGIWEAFAERPVFFLDLGLHTLQEALAGLVIGSVTGAISALVAFRIRALDQTAEVACAAMLALPMVALVPISNVFFGLTPSSRIFVVSVAVFPIVLSFLLRGLRDTDPGLVEVFRSMSISPARTVRDLYLPSMLPACMSALRVALPTAFSIAIVAEFFGGELNTLGTFIKSSAVQSRVADTWGAAFVAFVFAVVLYLALAIIERRILRWHPSRTD comes from the coding sequence ATGACCACGACCAGATCCGCTGTTCGACAGTCGTTTCCGGCGGCCGACCGTGCCGGGTTCGGCCAGCGGATACTCACTGTCGCCGGCCCGATGGGCGTCGTCGTCGTCGCACTGCTCGGGTGGGAGCTATGGGTCGAGGCGGCCGGCATCAAACCGTTCATCCTGCCGACACCCACCGGAATCTGGGAGGCATTCGCCGAGCGTCCCGTGTTCTTTCTCGACCTCGGACTGCACACCCTCCAGGAAGCGTTGGCGGGGTTGGTGATCGGTTCGGTCACGGGGGCGATCAGCGCTCTCGTGGCGTTCCGGATCCGAGCCCTGGACCAGACCGCGGAGGTGGCTTGCGCGGCGATGCTCGCGCTCCCGATGGTGGCCCTCGTCCCCATCTCGAATGTCTTCTTCGGGCTGACGCCGTCGTCCCGGATCTTCGTGGTGTCGGTGGCGGTGTTCCCGATCGTGCTCTCGTTTCTGCTCCGCGGCCTCCGCGACACCGATCCCGGGCTCGTCGAGGTCTTCCGGTCGATGTCGATCTCACCGGCGCGCACTGTCCGCGACCTCTACCTCCCGTCGATGCTTCCCGCCTGTATGAGCGCGCTCCGAGTTGCGTTACCGACCGCATTCTCGATCGCGATCGTTGCCGAATTCTTCGGTGGTGAGCTGAACACTCTCGGGACGTTCATCAAGTCCTCCGCAGTGCAGTCGCGAGTTGCCGACACCTGGGGTGCCGCATTCGTCGCATTCGTTTTCGCAGTGGTGCTCTACCTCGCTCTCGCGATCATCGAGCGCCGAATCCTGCGATGGCACCCGTCCCGAACCGATTGA
- a CDS encoding ABC transporter substrate-binding protein, which produces MSILRARPHSAGPRSRALRLAGAAVATAAAISLTACGSGDSAGSDGKVDVVLGWVIQPEFASVYAAEALGYYDEAGLDVTIKPGGPEVNAEQLVGAGSAQFGVDNGSNVFLSNDVGTGLVTLAQLEQETSLRLVSRAADGLQGPETWAGKRIGVWSSANSLYASLAKHDIDKDTDVTLVEQGFDMSQFLNGEIDMASAYGYNEVGQILQAGVPMSDLTIYDYADDSTATLGLQLFGNGEFVEAEPEKAADFTAATIRGQVYCRDNPEECVDFVSDAGASIDRDFMLWQMNEVNRSVWSTEVPIGTLDRNSYQQTADVLTGTGVIENQPDLDAVMGTEIYDAAVAKLTDIDLTNTGFAPKENLVP; this is translated from the coding sequence ATGTCGATTCTCCGAGCCCGGCCTCACTCTGCTGGGCCCCGATCCCGAGCCCTGCGGCTCGCCGGCGCAGCAGTCGCCACCGCTGCAGCCATCTCCCTGACCGCCTGCGGCAGTGGCGATTCCGCAGGAAGCGACGGCAAGGTCGACGTCGTACTGGGGTGGGTGATCCAACCCGAGTTCGCCTCCGTCTACGCCGCCGAAGCACTCGGTTACTACGACGAGGCCGGCCTCGACGTCACGATCAAGCCAGGGGGTCCCGAGGTCAACGCCGAGCAGCTGGTCGGCGCCGGGAGCGCCCAGTTCGGGGTCGACAACGGCTCGAACGTTTTCTTGTCCAACGACGTCGGAACCGGCCTTGTCACCCTTGCCCAACTCGAGCAGGAGACCTCCCTCCGTCTCGTGTCACGGGCCGCGGATGGCCTCCAGGGTCCCGAGACGTGGGCAGGGAAGCGCATCGGCGTCTGGTCGTCGGCGAACTCGCTCTATGCCTCGCTCGCCAAGCACGACATCGACAAGGACACCGACGTCACCCTCGTCGAGCAGGGCTTCGACATGTCGCAGTTCCTGAACGGTGAGATCGACATGGCATCGGCCTATGGGTACAACGAGGTCGGCCAGATCCTACAGGCCGGCGTTCCGATGTCTGATCTGACGATCTACGACTATGCGGACGACAGCACTGCCACCCTTGGACTACAACTGTTCGGCAACGGCGAATTCGTGGAAGCCGAGCCCGAGAAGGCCGCCGACTTCACCGCCGCGACCATCCGCGGCCAGGTCTATTGCCGCGACAATCCGGAGGAATGCGTCGACTTCGTCAGTGACGCAGGCGCATCGATCGACCGGGACTTCATGCTGTGGCAGATGAACGAGGTCAACAGGTCGGTGTGGTCCACCGAGGTTCCGATCGGGACGCTTGACCGCAACTCGTACCAGCAGACCGCCGACGTCCTCACGGGTACCGGGGTCATCGAGAACCAGCCGGACCTCGACGCTGTGATGGGTACCGAGATCTACGACGCGGCGGTCGCGAAATTGACCGACATCGACCTCACCAACACGGGCTTCGCCCCCAAGGAGAACCTCGTCCCGTGA
- a CDS encoding GntR family transcriptional regulator — protein MYTSVHGTAARMTALPPRIAKPAPTRATSTANLDVAERLRRAIVSGNLPAGSRIVQSDIASRLGVSVTPVREALRQLEAEGLVDFDAFRGATIHQISREELVEVYQLRKTLIPSSVTAAVLEITEQQLDEAEMLATSMTMDMPASDWVEANRRFHWLMDTCDSQPRTRVILGNLTDLSTLYVGMAIVSEHARRSRAQVDHLEMVRITRRRDVDAAVALAVDHLDDTLRSALKAMPE, from the coding sequence ATGTACACATCAGTCCACGGCACGGCGGCCAGGATGACGGCCCTGCCGCCGCGGATTGCCAAGCCCGCTCCGACCCGTGCGACAAGCACCGCCAATCTCGATGTGGCCGAACGTCTTCGTCGGGCGATCGTGAGCGGAAACCTGCCCGCCGGTTCCCGAATCGTGCAGTCGGATATCGCGTCACGGCTGGGGGTCAGTGTCACGCCGGTCCGTGAGGCTCTCCGGCAGCTCGAAGCAGAAGGACTGGTCGACTTCGATGCGTTTCGGGGGGCGACGATCCATCAGATATCGCGAGAAGAACTCGTCGAGGTCTACCAACTCCGCAAGACACTGATTCCGTCGAGCGTGACCGCCGCGGTGCTCGAAATCACCGAGCAGCAACTCGACGAGGCCGAGATGCTGGCGACCTCGATGACCATGGACATGCCGGCGAGCGATTGGGTCGAGGCGAACCGTCGGTTCCATTGGCTGATGGACACCTGCGACAGCCAGCCCCGGACCCGCGTGATCCTCGGCAATCTCACCGACCTGTCGACCCTGTACGTCGGGATGGCGATCGTGTCGGAGCACGCCCGCCGGAGTCGAGCACAGGTGGATCACCTGGAGATGGTGCGCATCACTCGGCGCCGGGATGTGGACGCCGCTGTCGCACTGGCCGTCGATCACCTCGACGACACGCTGCGTTCCGCACTGAAAGCCATGCCGGAGTAA
- a CDS encoding FAD-dependent oxidoreductase translates to MPTTDSRPLRVAIVGAGPAGIYAADALMKSDTAKDRGVSIDLYERMPAPFGLIRYGVAPDHPRIKGIITALHKVLDKPQVRLLGNVDYGTDITIDELRAHYDAVIFSTGATDDRVLDIPGIDLDGSYGAAQFVAWYDGHPDFPRTWPLEAEKVAVIGVGNVALDVARVLAKTGDELLPTEIPANVYEGLKANKAIEVHVFGRRGPAQAKFTPLELKELDHSPNIEVIVNPEDIDYDEGSAVARRGSKITDQVATIIENYAIREPKQGAIHKLFLHFFESPTEILGEDGRVVGLRTERTQLDGTGNVKPTGKTTDWEVGAVYRAVGYLSDNLPEIPFDSQAGVIPNEAGRVFDEGHQLTGIYTTGWVKRGPVGLIGHTKGDANETVDCILKDMEAGALNQPGKPGEDAIIELLESKSIPFTTWDGWYRLDEHERALGAAEGRERVKVVEREDMLAASRG, encoded by the coding sequence ATGCCCACGACTGACAGCCGCCCGCTGCGGGTTGCGATCGTCGGTGCCGGTCCCGCCGGGATCTACGCCGCCGACGCGTTGATGAAGTCCGACACCGCCAAGGACCGCGGCGTCAGCATCGATCTGTATGAGCGGATGCCCGCTCCGTTCGGTCTGATCCGCTACGGCGTCGCACCCGACCACCCGCGCATCAAGGGCATCATCACCGCCCTGCACAAGGTCCTCGACAAACCACAGGTACGCCTGCTCGGCAACGTCGACTACGGCACCGACATCACCATCGACGAACTGCGCGCCCACTACGACGCGGTCATCTTCTCCACCGGCGCCACCGACGACCGCGTCCTCGACATCCCCGGCATCGACCTCGACGGCAGCTACGGCGCCGCCCAGTTCGTCGCCTGGTACGACGGCCACCCCGACTTCCCCCGCACCTGGCCCCTCGAGGCCGAGAAGGTCGCAGTCATCGGCGTCGGCAACGTCGCCCTCGACGTCGCACGCGTACTCGCCAAGACCGGCGACGAACTGCTGCCCACCGAGATCCCCGCCAACGTCTACGAAGGACTCAAAGCCAACAAGGCCATCGAGGTCCACGTCTTCGGCCGCCGCGGCCCCGCGCAGGCCAAGTTCACCCCCCTCGAACTCAAAGAACTCGACCACTCCCCCAACATCGAAGTCATCGTCAACCCCGAAGACATCGACTACGACGAGGGCTCGGCCGTCGCGCGCCGCGGATCGAAGATCACCGACCAGGTCGCCACGATCATCGAGAACTACGCGATCCGCGAACCCAAACAGGGCGCGATCCACAAGCTGTTCCTGCACTTCTTCGAAAGCCCCACCGAAATCCTCGGCGAAGACGGCAGAGTCGTCGGTCTGCGCACCGAACGCACCCAGCTCGACGGCACCGGCAACGTCAAACCCACCGGCAAGACCACCGACTGGGAAGTCGGCGCGGTCTACCGTGCGGTCGGCTACCTCTCCGACAACCTGCCCGAGATCCCGTTCGACTCCCAAGCCGGCGTCATCCCCAACGAAGCCGGACGCGTCTTCGACGAAGGCCACCAGCTCACCGGCATCTACACCACCGGCTGGGTCAAACGCGGCCCCGTCGGCCTCATCGGCCACACCAAGGGCGACGCCAACGAGACCGTCGACTGCATCCTCAAAGACATGGAAGCCGGGGCCCTCAACCAACCCGGCAAACCCGGCGAGGACGCCATCATCGAACTCCTCGAGTCCAAGAGCATCCCGTTCACCACCTGGGACGGCTGGTACCGACTCGACGAACACGAACGCGCACTCGGCGCCGCCGAAGGCCGCGAACGCGTCAAGGTCGTCGAACGCGAGGACATGCTCGCCGCCAGCCGGGGCTGA
- a CDS encoding DUF6328 family protein, whose product MTSPSDTDRTRSGAGDAEWNRAQRDETETQRLDRNWNSLLQELRVVQTGVQILTGFLLTLPFHDGFEELGGTLRVIYLITVSCAVGAAILLAAPVALHRALFRQHQLALIVTYAHYLSFAGLTLLGLALSGAVTVVFGATAGPVPSAIAGVVTLVVFSLAWLIVPLWLRAMTDSPAGSTDDPRR is encoded by the coding sequence GTGACCAGCCCGTCGGACACCGACCGCACCCGCTCCGGCGCAGGCGACGCCGAGTGGAATCGCGCCCAACGCGACGAGACCGAAACACAACGGCTGGACCGCAACTGGAATTCGCTCCTCCAGGAGCTCCGCGTCGTGCAGACGGGAGTTCAGATCCTGACCGGGTTCCTGCTCACCCTGCCGTTCCACGACGGGTTCGAGGAACTCGGCGGCACACTCCGCGTGATCTACCTGATCACCGTGTCGTGCGCGGTCGGTGCGGCCATCCTGCTCGCCGCGCCGGTGGCCCTGCACCGGGCACTGTTCCGTCAGCATCAGCTCGCGCTGATCGTCACCTACGCGCACTATCTCTCGTTCGCCGGACTCACCCTGTTGGGACTGGCGCTGTCCGGCGCGGTCACGGTCGTCTTCGGTGCGACCGCCGGACCGGTCCCGTCGGCGATCGCCGGGGTCGTCACGCTTGTCGTGTTCTCACTCGCGTGGCTGATAGTCCCACTGTGGCTGCGCGCGATGACCGACTCGCCGGCGGGTTCCACCGACGACCCGCGGCGTTGA
- a CDS encoding MBL fold metallo-hydrolase yields the protein MTLAPSFIQNRYDEVTVLASSHGGAFPYGNTVVVRGSAATLVIDPSLEVDHDPVHPDAVMISHAHEDHIAGLRHFAADKFAHHADVDGVRSLQVLLDNYGLTDEQRAGVDAQIGDTFDLTPGFPDAAGVDDGHVFDLGGVTATVVHLPGHTAGHSGVLVEPTGFLYLADIDLTSFGPMYGDLGSSVDDYLASIARVRDIDARWYGTFHQKGVVTGADDFRARLADYEGVIHRRDDRLLELLKRPRTVDEIVVERLVYRPHVRLPFVDAVEKRTAELHLERLMRHGQVIRSPEGVYHRT from the coding sequence GTGACCCTCGCGCCGAGTTTCATCCAGAACCGCTACGACGAGGTGACCGTGCTCGCGTCGTCACACGGCGGCGCGTTTCCCTACGGCAACACCGTCGTCGTCCGCGGCTCCGCTGCGACCCTGGTGATCGATCCCTCCCTCGAGGTCGACCACGATCCTGTGCACCCTGACGCGGTGATGATCAGTCACGCCCACGAGGACCACATCGCCGGCCTCCGGCACTTCGCCGCGGACAAGTTCGCCCACCACGCCGATGTCGACGGCGTGCGATCCCTCCAGGTCCTCCTCGACAACTACGGTCTGACCGACGAGCAGCGAGCAGGTGTCGACGCCCAGATCGGTGACACCTTCGACCTGACGCCCGGCTTTCCCGACGCCGCCGGAGTCGACGATGGGCACGTCTTCGACCTGGGCGGCGTCACGGCAACGGTCGTACACCTGCCCGGCCACACCGCGGGACATTCCGGCGTACTCGTCGAGCCCACCGGCTTCCTCTATCTCGCCGACATCGACCTCACCTCGTTCGGCCCTATGTACGGCGACCTGGGGAGCAGCGTCGACGACTACCTGGCGTCGATCGCGCGGGTCCGGGACATCGATGCCCGTTGGTACGGGACCTTCCATCAGAAGGGTGTCGTCACCGGCGCCGACGACTTCCGCGCGCGGCTCGCGGACTACGAGGGCGTCATCCATCGGCGCGACGATCGGCTGCTGGAACTGCTGAAGCGGCCGCGCACCGTCGACGAGATCGTCGTCGAACGGCTCGTCTACCGCCCGCATGTGCGGCTGCCCTTCGTCGACGCGGTGGAGAAGCGCACGGCCGAACTCCATCTCGAGCGGCTGATGCGCCACGGGCAGGTCATCCGCTCCCCGGAAGGTGTCTACCACCGCACATAG
- a CDS encoding CHAD domain-containing protein, translating into MPTDTTRPNSWDFGLDSAIPDLGSSGDVEVSSTDFSDTYYDTEDRDLLAHGTTVVFLDGGDEEGREPGWRVTTPSTGEDIAEQIDAPSTAVPSVIADALWGLSGGKPLRVAAIVHTHRTRHRHLDATGEHAYDVVDDTVSATVTGPVATATSWREVGVQAESNAIPKSVRKRMAGAGARPASASSTFERAIGHEVPRPAAPASPAAGAVLDYVREQIATIFAGDVALRRGANPVHGVRVAIRRLRSTLRTAAPLFVPEGLSDLDTELQWFAGVLGEVRDREVLRARFASAVADLPDELVLGPVAARIEEELSAQQHHHRQTVTDEMRSDRYRGLLSTLGTWNESVPLADDQISTKQVRQIATRAARKADKRLAHALETGNEEDLHRARKAAKRARYAGELAAPVVDKSMGRSQAKRYKRIQTVLGEHQDSAVAARALRELGAGAGVRKGENGFTYGILYQRELAAAAAAREAVLSGKN; encoded by the coding sequence GTGCCCACCGACACCACGCGCCCGAACAGCTGGGACTTCGGCCTGGACAGCGCGATCCCCGACCTCGGCAGCTCCGGCGACGTCGAGGTCTCGTCAACCGATTTCAGCGACACCTACTATGACACCGAGGACCGGGACCTGCTCGCGCACGGTACGACCGTCGTCTTCCTCGACGGCGGGGACGAGGAGGGCCGGGAACCGGGGTGGCGGGTCACGACGCCGTCCACCGGCGAGGACATCGCCGAGCAGATCGACGCACCCTCCACCGCCGTGCCGTCGGTGATCGCCGACGCCCTGTGGGGTCTGAGCGGCGGCAAACCGTTACGCGTGGCGGCGATCGTGCACACGCACCGGACCCGCCACCGGCATCTCGACGCGACGGGGGAACACGCCTACGACGTCGTCGACGACACCGTCTCGGCCACGGTCACCGGCCCGGTGGCCACCGCCACGTCGTGGCGCGAGGTCGGGGTGCAAGCGGAGTCGAACGCGATCCCGAAGAGTGTGCGCAAGCGGATGGCCGGGGCCGGCGCGCGACCCGCGTCGGCATCGTCGACCTTCGAGCGCGCGATCGGCCACGAGGTCCCGCGCCCCGCTGCCCCTGCGTCGCCCGCCGCAGGCGCGGTTCTCGACTACGTCCGGGAACAGATCGCGACGATCTTCGCCGGTGACGTCGCCCTCCGACGCGGCGCGAACCCGGTGCACGGCGTCCGTGTGGCCATCCGGCGGCTGCGCAGCACGCTGCGGACTGCCGCTCCCCTCTTCGTGCCGGAGGGTCTGTCGGACCTCGACACCGAACTCCAGTGGTTCGCGGGTGTGCTCGGCGAAGTGCGCGACCGTGAGGTCTTGCGCGCGCGATTCGCCTCGGCGGTCGCCGATCTCCCTGACGAGTTGGTGCTCGGGCCGGTCGCGGCACGGATCGAGGAGGAGCTCTCCGCGCAGCAGCACCATCACCGGCAGACCGTCACCGACGAGATGCGGTCGGACCGGTACCGCGGACTGTTGTCGACCCTCGGGACCTGGAACGAGTCGGTCCCGCTCGCCGACGACCAGATCTCGACGAAGCAGGTACGTCAGATCGCCACTCGCGCGGCGCGCAAGGCGGACAAGCGTCTTGCGCACGCGCTGGAGACCGGGAACGAGGAGGACCTCCACCGGGCGCGCAAGGCGGCGAAACGGGCCCGGTACGCGGGTGAGCTGGCCGCGCCGGTCGTCGACAAGTCGATGGGTCGGTCGCAGGCCAAGCGATACAAGAGGATTCAGACCGTCCTGGGCGAACACCAGGATTCCGCGGTGGCCGCCCGCGCGCTCCGTGAACTCGGCGCGGGCGCCGGAGTCCGCAAGGGAGAGAACGGCTTCACCTACGGGATCCTGTATCAACGTGAACTCGCCGCCGCTGCCGCGGCGCGCGAAGCCGTGCTGTCCGGGAAGAACTGA
- a CDS encoding Mur ligase family protein: MSRERTGRPAPLISSTPRWLRGGEAAGLISGARIRGPGCDVVPLRTTPEAPMLQRTLAMFRRHGVTCCAMEVSSHAIDQGRVDGTVFRVMAFTNLSDDHLDYHDSVENYFATKAAMFTAERTQIAVIDIDDAWGARLATGTTTETWTCSTSRPDADVVATEIRTGRLGTEFTVHTPHGRARMGLQVLGPHQVGNALLALTAAVADGVDLAAAAEGISAVTGISGRCEPVHAGQPYRAIVDYMHNTAGQHALFPYLRSLTEGGRLIVVVGATGGRDPGKREPLGEVAAQYADVVIVTDESPEDEDPNAIRARVLRGARRAASALVIEEPDRQAAFAIATTMAGDDDVVVVTGRGSDTFRRYGPATTFFDDHTELRRAILETS, encoded by the coding sequence GTGTCACGGGAACGAACGGGAAGACCAGCACCACTCATTTCGTCGACGCCGCGCTGGCTGCGGGGGGGTGAGGCCGCCGGACTCATCTCCGGCGCGCGCATCCGAGGACCCGGATGCGACGTCGTCCCGCTGCGCACGACGCCGGAGGCGCCGATGCTGCAACGGACACTGGCGATGTTCCGGCGCCACGGCGTCACCTGCTGCGCCATGGAGGTCTCGTCTCACGCAATCGACCAGGGGCGGGTCGACGGCACGGTGTTCCGGGTGATGGCGTTCACCAATCTGTCCGATGATCACCTGGATTATCACGACTCGGTGGAGAACTATTTCGCGACCAAGGCCGCGATGTTCACCGCCGAACGGACGCAGATCGCCGTGATCGACATCGACGACGCCTGGGGCGCGCGACTGGCCACGGGCACCACGACGGAGACCTGGACGTGCTCGACCTCCCGCCCGGATGCCGATGTCGTCGCCACCGAGATCCGGACCGGCCGGCTCGGGACCGAGTTCACCGTCCACACGCCGCACGGGCGGGCCCGGATGGGCCTGCAGGTGCTGGGTCCGCACCAGGTCGGCAACGCCCTGCTCGCGCTCACCGCCGCGGTGGCCGACGGCGTCGACCTCGCTGCCGCGGCCGAGGGGATCTCGGCGGTGACCGGCATCTCGGGCCGCTGCGAACCCGTGCACGCGGGGCAGCCCTACCGGGCGATCGTGGACTACATGCACAACACCGCTGGTCAGCATGCGCTGTTCCCGTATCTGCGGTCGCTGACCGAGGGCGGGCGACTGATCGTGGTCGTCGGCGCGACCGGCGGGCGTGACCCGGGCAAGCGAGAACCCCTGGGCGAGGTCGCGGCACAGTACGCCGACGTGGTGATCGTGACCGATGAGAGCCCGGAAGACGAGGACCCGAATGCCATTCGGGCCCGGGTGCTCCGGGGTGCACGCCGCGCGGCGTCGGCGCTCGTCATCGAGGAACCCGACCGGCAGGCCGCCTTCGCGATCGCCACGACCATGGCCGGTGACGACGATGTCGTCGTGGTCACCGGCCGGGGTAGTGACACCTTCCGGCGGTACGGACCGGCGACGACGTTCTTCGACGATCACACCGAGCTGCGGCGCGCGATCCTCGAGACGTCGTAG
- a CDS encoding Mur ligase domain-containing protein, which produces MDPHPGAHLTVAQIADHLRTPIVGGPDVGSIIVRDIDDDSRTIRPGDAYLAIPGSRWHGLDFEREVAAAGAVLVISDRPAFRPPHFSSMNRVA; this is translated from the coding sequence ATGGACCCCCATCCGGGTGCGCATCTCACCGTTGCGCAGATCGCCGACCATCTCCGAACGCCGATCGTCGGCGGACCCGACGTCGGTTCGATCATCGTCCGCGACATCGACGACGATTCCCGGACGATCCGTCCCGGGGACGCCTACCTGGCGATACCCGGCAGCCGCTGGCACGGACTCGACTTCGAGCGAGAGGTGGCCGCCGCCGGTGCCGTGCTGGTGATCAGCGACCGGCCGGCGTTTCGGCCGCCCCACTTCTCGTCGATGAACCGCGTCGCGTGA
- a CDS encoding Fur family transcriptional regulator: MASTSDYAQQLRAADLRVTQPRVTVMHAVDDHPHADTDTIYHAVRETLPKVSRQAVYDVLHALTERGLIRRIQPSGSVSRYEFRTGDNHHHVVCRACGAIADVDCAVGEAPCLTPSEDHGFALDEAEVIFWGLCPECVSTAPT; this comes from the coding sequence GTGGCATCGACATCGGACTATGCCCAGCAACTCCGGGCCGCAGATCTTCGTGTCACCCAGCCGCGGGTGACGGTGATGCACGCCGTCGACGATCACCCACACGCCGACACGGACACGATCTACCACGCGGTGCGCGAAACCCTCCCCAAGGTCTCACGTCAGGCCGTCTACGATGTGCTGCACGCCCTGACCGAGCGCGGTCTCATCCGCCGAATCCAACCGTCGGGTTCGGTGTCGCGCTACGAGTTTCGTACCGGAGACAATCACCATCACGTCGTCTGCCGCGCCTGTGGCGCGATCGCCGACGTGGATTGCGCAGTCGGGGAAGCCCCATGCCTGACCCCATCCGAGGACCACGGTTTCGCGCTCGACGAGGCCGAGGTCATCTTCTGGGGACTCTGCCCCGAGTGCGTCAGCACGGCCCCGACCTGA